The Salvelinus sp. IW2-2015 linkage group LG15, ASM291031v2, whole genome shotgun sequence genome includes a region encoding these proteins:
- the wdr54 gene encoding WD repeat-containing protein 54 — MYHKEKSIQMKSSASALYNNLSVLRIAPRSLTYFTVVHANMVNMVSASWDGLNYSHRQLQSKEANVATSSSLIMQAAWCVLPSRDILVLTSQKGIQMYESDGSIMVYWHALDTPETQTAQAVFARGIAAVREKYICVGISSGSMLVFDVPIKGSNITLSEMLEEHKESITDLASECSGSLECIADMVSADDSGNLCVWKSGEDFQLLNKIPGFDMSCSSVKLWKGTVVAGYGTGQIRLYEAVTGIVHAEVNAHARWIYSLDIAPFSGLLLSAAEDSLVRVWHLTMTPETNSVEIVHMYNECVTDTQICGAKFCDGDGYAFAVTGYDLSEIIRYTQV, encoded by the exons ATGTACCACAAAGAGAAGAGCATTCAGATGAAAAGCAGTGCGTCTGCGCTATACAACAACCTGAGCGTGCTGCGCATAGCCCCGCGGAGCCTGACCTATTTCACAGTGGTACACGCCAACATGGTCAATATGGTCAGTGCTTCTTGGGACGGACTCAACTACTCCCACCGCCAGCTGCAGTCCAAAGAGGCCAACGTAGCTACCAGCTCCTCCCTCATCATGCAG GCAGCCTGGTGTGTCCTCCCATCTCGTGACATCCTGGTGCTCACCTCTCAGAAAGGCATCCAG ATGTATGAGTCGGATGGATCCATAATGGTATACTGGCATGCACTGGACACGCCTGAGACCCAAACAG CTCAGGCAGTGTTTGCTCGAGGGATTGCAGCAGTGCGGGAAAAATACATCTGTGTGG gcatCTCCTCTGGCTCTATGCTGGTGTTTGACGTCCCCATTAAAGGCAGTAACATCACCCTCTCGGAGATGCTGGAGGAGCACAAGGAGTCCATCACGGATTTGGCCTCAGAATGTTCCGGTAGCCTG GAGTGCATAGCAGACATGGTGAGTGCTGACGACTCTGgcaatctctgtgtgtggaagtCAGGAGAGGACTTCCAGCTGCTCAACAAGATCCCTGGTTTCGA TATGAGCTGCTCCTCAGTGAAGCTGTGGAAGGGAACCGTGGTGGCAGGCTATGGCACAGGGCAGATCCGTCTCTACGAGGCCGTGACAGGGATCGTCCACGCAGAGGTCAACGCCCACGCGCGCTGGATCTACTCCTTGGACATCGCCCCTTTCTCTGGCCTG CTTCTGTCTGCTGCTGAGGACTCTCTGGTTAGAGTGTGGCATCTGACCATGACCCCAGAGACTAACAGTGTGGAG atcGTGCACATGTATAACGAGTGTGTGACAGACACCCAGATCTGCGGGGCTAAGTTCTGCGACGGGGACGGCTACGCCTTCGCTGTGACGGGCTATGACCTGAGTGAGATCATCCGCTACACACAGGTCTAA
- the LOC111974287 gene encoding uncharacterized protein, whose translation MSRAASKSRAEKGRTNSAPAPPPPPSQSPDVVDIVPGRLTESNWVSMLVQEEGEEVVVEVLYEFMNHIMEKCYTVYLQRQPELFTTSWARDSLVQILEWQFLVQDEGEGPDSAPSWEEDSEPLPSTTDSWAQGCVLVLQAKPKKYPSPLQRSTPVGEAAGRTGHRANHKTHTVRQLSSSPKHSREDRKAREPPGFRGFKLSPAPPPITEGGTWRQHHSSPTTPTEDYLQSPRHSLNSSVTEVEKYVETCPNISVQSAKLCPQRGGFPAMPRLDLTRLPRHRIWPQYEVLDASPSKRHPLRTGGPLAAGQNLEKQHTTKAMKPLTNYKGPSMAQRRNALTGAVCLTIKRRSIPHGGNSEGIVPFSGTLMLDSMELAPGVTLKGPQGTRFSPLKGCPAQPEHSAELRPIQNNLPVPLFPLEQLTAGPDPQVNTLI comes from the exons ATGTCCCGCGCTGCATCAAAGTCCCGTGCTGAGAAGGGGCGCACCAACTCTGCTCCtgcacccccccctcctccttcccagaGTCCAGATGTGGTGGACATTGTCCCGGGCCGCCTGACAGAGTCTAACTGGGTCTCCATGCTAgtgcaggaggaaggagaggaggtggtggtggaggtccTGTATGAATTCATGAACCATATCATGGAGAAGTGTTACACTGTGTACCTCCAGAGACAG CCAGAGTTATTCACAACGTCTTGGGCCCGAGATTCTTTGGTGCAGATTCTGGAGTGGCAGTTCCTGGTCCAGGATGAGGGGGAGGGGCCAGACAGTGCCCCCTCCTGGGAAGAAGATTCAGAGCCCCTGCCGTCAACTACAGACTCCTGGGCACAAGGCTGTGTGCTGGTTCTGCAAGCCAAGCCCAAAAAATACCCTTCTCCCCTACAG AGGTCCACTCCGGTTGGTGAGGCGGCTGGACGGACAGGTCATAGGGCCAATCACAAGACTCACACAGTGAGACAGCTTAGTTCCTCTCCCAAGCATTCCAGAGAAGACAGAAAAGCCAGAGAGCCACCAGGTTTTAGGGGTTTCAAACTATCCCCTGCCCCCCCACCCATAACTGAGGGAGGGACCTGGAGGCAGCATCACTCATCACCCACCACTCCCACAGAGGACTACCTGCAGTCTCCAAGGCATTCTCTGAACAGCTCAGTGACTGAGGTAGAAAAGTATGTAGAGACATGCCCAAACATCTCTGTCCAAAGTGCTAAGCTCTGTCCTCAGCGTGGAGGCTTCCCAGCCATGCCGAGACTGGATCTTACCCGTCTTCCACGCCATCGTATCTGGCCCCAATATGAAGTGCTGGATGCCAGTCCCTCAAAGCGCCATCCATTGAGAACCGGAGGTCCACTGGCAGCAGGGCAGAATCTTGAGAAACAACACACCACAAAGGCAATGAAACCCTTGACCAACTACAAAGGCCCATCCATGGCCCAGAGGAGAAATGCCCTGACTGGGGCAGTCTGTCTGACCATTAAAAGGAGGAGTATTCCGCATGGGGGCAACAGTGAGGGGATTGTACCCTTCTCTGGCACCCTGATGCTGGATAGCATGGAGCTGGCCCCTGGGGTCACTCTCAAAGGCCCCCAAGGGACCCGTTTCAGCCCCCTCAAAGGATGCCCAGCCCAGCCAGAGCACAGTGCAGAGCTGAGGCCCATACAGAACAATCTGCCTGTGCCACTGTTTCCCCTGGAGCAGCTGACGGCCGGACCAGACCCTCAGGTCAACACACTGATTTGA
- the arsk gene encoding arylsulfatase K isoform X1 — translation MYAMYGTWLVLLILSQTHGYCMCQNRTTNFRPNIVMVMSDAFVFKLFISLLLKDGRLTFDPGSRVVQLPYLNYLRELGTVFLNAYTNSPICCPSRAAMWSGRFAHLTESWNNYKCLDPNATTWMDMLQQNGYNTLSVGKLDYTSGSHSVSNRVEAWTRDVPFLLRQEGRPVTDLVGDASTTRVMTKDWRTTDITTQWIRHKAAALSQPFALYLGLNLPHPYVTDSLGPNAGGSTFRTSPYWLEKVMPELISVPKWLPLSDMHPVDYYSTFTKNCSGNFTEQEVRKIRAFYYAMCAETDAMLGQVISALRDTGLLDTTVLLFTSDHGDLAMEHRQFYKMSMFEGSSHVPLLIMGPGVKSGLRLSQPVSLVDIYPTVLEMAGVAVPGGLSGHSLLPLLSQSAGRPARTRPDWVLSEYHGCNANASTYMLREGRWKYITYADGVSVPPQLFDLTVDKEELHNVASKFPDVCRHLDKLLRSVVDYPQVSQAIRLYNKQQFAAWRKSLGDNYTQVIANLRWHLDWQEDVENNEKEIDEWLMTSGFSSEKLKLSVF, via the exons ATGTACGCGATGTATGGAACATGGTTAGTTCTCCTTATACTTTCCCAAACTCATGGATATTGTATGTGCCAAAATCGTACCACAAACTTCAGACCCAACATTGTGATGGTGATGTCCGATGCATTT gtattcaAACTCTTTATTTCCCTCTTGCTGAAGGATGGGCGGCTGACCTTTGACCCTGGGAGTAGGGTGGTCCAGTTACCATACTTAAACTATCTCCGGGAGCTAGGCACTGTCTTCCTCAATGCCTACACCAATTCTCCAATCTGTTGCCCCTCAAGAGCAG cTATGTGGAGTGGTCGCTTTGCCCATTTAACTGAGTCCTGGAATAATTATAAGTGCCTGGACCCCAATGCCACAACGTGGATGGACATGCTCCAACAGAATGGCTATAACACCTTGAGTGTTGGGAAGCTGGACTATACTTCAGGAAGCCACTCTGTCAG TAATCGTGTGGAGGCATGGACGCGAGATGTGCCTTTCCTTCTGCGGCAAGAGGGCCGGCCGGTGACAGACCTGGTTGGGGACGCGTCCACAACGAGAGTTATGACCAAGGACTGGAGAACCACGGACATTACCACCCAGTGGATCCGCCACAAAGCTGCAGCTCTCTCCCAGCCTTTCGCCCTCTACCTGGGCCTGAACCTGCCACACCCCTACGTCACAGACTCCTTGGGGCCCAACGCTGGGGGGTCCACCTTCCGCACCTCTCCTTACTGGCTCGAAAAG GTGATGCCTGAATTAATCTCTGTTCCAAAATGGCTGCCGTTGTCTGACATGCACCCTGTGGACTACTACTCCACCTTCACCAAGAACTGCAGTGGGAACTTCACAGAGCAGGAGGTCAGAAAGATACGGGCCTTCTACTACGCTATGTGTGCCGAAACAGATGCCATGCTGG GCCAGGTGATCTCAGCTCTGCGGGACACAGGCTTGCTGGACACCACAGTGCTGCTCTTCACGTCTGACCACGGCGACCTGGCCATGGAGCACCGACAGTTCTACAAGATGTCCATGTTTGAGGGCAGCTCCCATGTCCCCCTGCTCATCATGGGGCCTGGGGTGAAGTCTGGCCTGCGGCTGAGTCAGCCAGTGTCCTTGGTGGACATCTATCCCACTGTGCTGG AGATGGCAGGCGTAGCAGTGCCAGGTGGCCTTAGTGGTCATTCACTCCTGCCTTTGCTGTCTCAGTCTGCTGGCCGGCCCGCACGGACTCGCCCAGACTGGGTATTGAGTGAATACCACGGTTGCAATGCTAACGCCTCCACCTATATGTTGAGGGAGGGCCGGTGGAAGTACATTACCTACGCAGATGGTGTGAGTGTCCCCCCGCAGCTATTCg ACCTAACGGTGGACAAAGAGGAGCTTCACAATGTGGCGTCCAAATTCCCTGATGTGTGTCGTCACCTGGACAAGCTGCTGCGCAGCGTAGTAGACTACCCTCAAGTCTCTCAGGCAATCCGTCTCTACAATAAGCAACAGTTTGCTGCATGGCGAAAGAGTCTTGGTGACAATTATACCCAAGTCATTGCAAACCTGCGTTGGCATCTGGACTGGCAAGAGGATGTGGAGAACAATGAGAAAGAAATCGATGAGTGGCTCATGACATCTGGGTTCTCTTCTGAAAAGCTCAAATTATCAGTGTTTTAA
- the arsk gene encoding arylsulfatase K isoform X2: MYAMYGTWLVLLILSQTHGYCMCQNRTTNFRPNIVMVMSDAFDGRLTFDPGSRVVQLPYLNYLRELGTVFLNAYTNSPICCPSRAAMWSGRFAHLTESWNNYKCLDPNATTWMDMLQQNGYNTLSVGKLDYTSGSHSVSNRVEAWTRDVPFLLRQEGRPVTDLVGDASTTRVMTKDWRTTDITTQWIRHKAAALSQPFALYLGLNLPHPYVTDSLGPNAGGSTFRTSPYWLEKVMPELISVPKWLPLSDMHPVDYYSTFTKNCSGNFTEQEVRKIRAFYYAMCAETDAMLGQVISALRDTGLLDTTVLLFTSDHGDLAMEHRQFYKMSMFEGSSHVPLLIMGPGVKSGLRLSQPVSLVDIYPTVLEMAGVAVPGGLSGHSLLPLLSQSAGRPARTRPDWVLSEYHGCNANASTYMLREGRWKYITYADGVSVPPQLFDLTVDKEELHNVASKFPDVCRHLDKLLRSVVDYPQVSQAIRLYNKQQFAAWRKSLGDNYTQVIANLRWHLDWQEDVENNEKEIDEWLMTSGFSSEKLKLSVF, encoded by the exons ATGTACGCGATGTATGGAACATGGTTAGTTCTCCTTATACTTTCCCAAACTCATGGATATTGTATGTGCCAAAATCGTACCACAAACTTCAGACCCAACATTGTGATGGTGATGTCCGATGCATTT GATGGGCGGCTGACCTTTGACCCTGGGAGTAGGGTGGTCCAGTTACCATACTTAAACTATCTCCGGGAGCTAGGCACTGTCTTCCTCAATGCCTACACCAATTCTCCAATCTGTTGCCCCTCAAGAGCAG cTATGTGGAGTGGTCGCTTTGCCCATTTAACTGAGTCCTGGAATAATTATAAGTGCCTGGACCCCAATGCCACAACGTGGATGGACATGCTCCAACAGAATGGCTATAACACCTTGAGTGTTGGGAAGCTGGACTATACTTCAGGAAGCCACTCTGTCAG TAATCGTGTGGAGGCATGGACGCGAGATGTGCCTTTCCTTCTGCGGCAAGAGGGCCGGCCGGTGACAGACCTGGTTGGGGACGCGTCCACAACGAGAGTTATGACCAAGGACTGGAGAACCACGGACATTACCACCCAGTGGATCCGCCACAAAGCTGCAGCTCTCTCCCAGCCTTTCGCCCTCTACCTGGGCCTGAACCTGCCACACCCCTACGTCACAGACTCCTTGGGGCCCAACGCTGGGGGGTCCACCTTCCGCACCTCTCCTTACTGGCTCGAAAAG GTGATGCCTGAATTAATCTCTGTTCCAAAATGGCTGCCGTTGTCTGACATGCACCCTGTGGACTACTACTCCACCTTCACCAAGAACTGCAGTGGGAACTTCACAGAGCAGGAGGTCAGAAAGATACGGGCCTTCTACTACGCTATGTGTGCCGAAACAGATGCCATGCTGG GCCAGGTGATCTCAGCTCTGCGGGACACAGGCTTGCTGGACACCACAGTGCTGCTCTTCACGTCTGACCACGGCGACCTGGCCATGGAGCACCGACAGTTCTACAAGATGTCCATGTTTGAGGGCAGCTCCCATGTCCCCCTGCTCATCATGGGGCCTGGGGTGAAGTCTGGCCTGCGGCTGAGTCAGCCAGTGTCCTTGGTGGACATCTATCCCACTGTGCTGG AGATGGCAGGCGTAGCAGTGCCAGGTGGCCTTAGTGGTCATTCACTCCTGCCTTTGCTGTCTCAGTCTGCTGGCCGGCCCGCACGGACTCGCCCAGACTGGGTATTGAGTGAATACCACGGTTGCAATGCTAACGCCTCCACCTATATGTTGAGGGAGGGCCGGTGGAAGTACATTACCTACGCAGATGGTGTGAGTGTCCCCCCGCAGCTATTCg ACCTAACGGTGGACAAAGAGGAGCTTCACAATGTGGCGTCCAAATTCCCTGATGTGTGTCGTCACCTGGACAAGCTGCTGCGCAGCGTAGTAGACTACCCTCAAGTCTCTCAGGCAATCCGTCTCTACAATAAGCAACAGTTTGCTGCATGGCGAAAGAGTCTTGGTGACAATTATACCCAAGTCATTGCAAACCTGCGTTGGCATCTGGACTGGCAAGAGGATGTGGAGAACAATGAGAAAGAAATCGATGAGTGGCTCATGACATCTGGGTTCTCTTCTGAAAAGCTCAAATTATCAGTGTTTTAA